A genome region from Arachis duranensis cultivar V14167 chromosome 8, aradu.V14167.gnm2.J7QH, whole genome shotgun sequence includes the following:
- the LOC107461390 gene encoding protein SHORT-ROOT-like yields MHLSPYKKTHFNNNIPHLHHHHHHIHDDDASPIDMHNNTTTTNSTSLCSSDSGEPCEDGKWACKLLKECAIAISQRDSTKIHHLLWMLNELASPYGDLDQKLASYFLQALFCKATESGHRCYKTLSTVAQKSNNFDSARKLILKFQEVSPWTTFGHVAANGAILEALEGESNLHIIDISNTLCTQWPTLFEALATRKDETPRLRLTVVALSSATVSSVMKEVGQRMEKFARLMGVPFEFNVINGLDRLGELTKESLGITNDEAIAVNCIGALRRIEVEERESAIRMFRSLNPKVVTVVEEEADFSSNRNDFVQCFEECLKFYGLYFEMLEESFPLTSNERLMLERDCSRSIVRVLACGGGDEQNNNKEEFEDCCERRERGRQWCEKLKKEFSGAKFSDDVVDDVKALLKRYRGGWSLVLPQQQQQEEGHNSNYNNNTLSGIFLTWKEEPVVWASAWKP; encoded by the coding sequence ATGCACCTAAGCCCTTACAAAAAAACACACTTCAATAACAACATtcctcatcttcatcatcatcatcatcatatccaTGATGATGATGCTTCACCCATAGACATGCATaacaacaccaccaccaccaactcAACCAGCCTGTGTTCTTCCGATTCCGGTGAGCCATGTGAGGACGGTAAATGGGCTTGCAAGCTCCTCAAGGAGTGTGCCATCGCCATCTCACAAAGAGACTCCACCAAAATCCACCACCTTCTATGGATGCTCAACGAACTCGCTTCCCCTTACGGCGACTTGGATCAGAAGCTCGCCTCTTACTTCTTGCAAGCCTTGTTCTGCAAGGCCACGGAATCCGGCCACCGTTGCTACAAGACTCTCTCAACCGTCGCTCAAAAGAGCAACAACTTCGACTCCGCCAGAAAATTGATACTCAAATTCCAAGAAGTCTCCCCTTGGACAACCTTCGGACACGTGGCAGCCAACGGAGCAATACTCGAGGCCTTGGAAGGCGAGTCCAACCTCCATATAATTGACATAAGCAACACTCTTTGCACCCAGTGGCCAACGCTGTTCGAAGCGCTGGCCACTAGAAAAGACGAAACTCCTCGTCTCAGACTTACCGTGGTGGCGCTCAGCTCCGCCACAGTAAGTTCTGTTATGAAGGAGGTCGGACAGAGAATGGAGAAGTTCGCGAGACTCATGGGAGTTCCCTTTGAATTCAACGTAATCAATGGTCTCGATCGCCTGGGAGAGCTCACGAAGGAATCGTTAGGGATTACAAACGACGAAGCCATCGCCGTGAATTGCATCGGAGCGTTGAGGAGGATCGAGGTTGAAGAAAGAGAATCGGCAATTCGCATGTTCAGATCGCTTAATCCAAAAGTGGTAACCGTCGTTGAGGAAGAAGCCGATTTCAGCAGCAATCGAAACGATTTCGTTCAGTGCTTTGAAGAGTGCCTTAAATTCTACGGCTTATACTTCGAGATGTTGGAAGAGAGTTTTCCATTAACGAGCAACGAAAGGTTGATGTTAGAGAGAGATTGTTCTCGAAGCATAGTTAGGGTTTTGGCTTGTGGCGGTGGTGATGAAcaaaacaataataaagaagagtttgaagattgttgtgagagaagagagagagggagacaGTGGTGTGAGAAGCTGAAGAAGGAGTTTTCAGGCGCAAAGTTCAGCGATGATGTGGTTGACGATGTTAAAGCATTGCTCAAGAGATACCGTGGAGGTTGGTCACTGGTTTtgccacaacaacaacaacaagaagaaggacaTAATAgtaattacaataataatactCTCTCAGGAATTTTCTTGACATGGAAGGAGGAACCTGTAGTTTGGGCATCAGCATGGAAACCCTAG
- the LOC107461497 gene encoding probable transcription factor PosF21 has product MDKDKPLVHGGGLPPPSGRYPGYSPTGNAFNVKSEPSSSSSYPPMVPGSSPDSSHFGHGMSSDSSGFSHDISRMPDNPPRNRGHRRAHSEILTLPDDISFDSDLGVVGGADVPSFSDDTEEDLLSMYLDMDKFNSSSATSTFQMGEPSNAAAASGSAPTSAPASGGPTSSAENSVLGNNERPRVRHQHSQSMDGSTTIKPEMLVSGSEDISAADSKKAMSAAKLAELALIDPKRAKRIWANRQSAARSKERKMRYIAELERKVQTLQTEATSLSAQLTLLQRDTNGLNSENNELKLRLQTMEQQVHLQDALNDALKEEIQHLKILTGQAMPPNNGGPMMNFASFGGGQQFYPNNHAMHTLLAAQQFQQLQIHPQKQQQQHQFQQLQQQMLQQQQEQMHQQSGELKIRSSTPSPGPKDNASSDVNPSMGKDC; this is encoded by the exons ATGGACAAGGACAAACCTCTTGTTCATGGTGGAGGTCTTCCACCTCCATCAGGACGTTATCCGGGTTACTCACCCACTGGAAATGCCTTCAATGTGAAATCCGAGCCGTCTTCATCGTCGTCATATCCTCCAATGGTTCCAGGTTCTAGCCCAGACTCCAGTCACTTTGGTCATGGAATGTCCTCAGATTCTAGTGGATTTAGTCACGATATTAGCAGAATGCCCGATAATCCTCCAAGAAATAGGGGACACAGGCGTGCTCATTCAGAGATTCTAACCCTACCTGATGATATCAGCTTCGACAGTGACCTTGGTGTTGTTGGAGGTGCCGATGTGCCGTCGTTTTCTGATGACACAGAGGAGGACTTACTTTCAATGTACCTCGATATGGATAAATTCAATTCGTCATCTGCTACATCAACATTTCAAATGGGTGAGCCATCTAATGCTGCTGCAGCTTCAGGTTCGGCACCCACATCAGCTCCTGCATCAGGAGGGCCTACCTCTTCTGCAGAGAACAGTGTCCTTGGTAACAATGAACGGCCTAGAGTTAGACACCAGCACAGCCAATCCATGGATGGGTCAACAACCATCAAACCTGAGATGCTAGTCTCTGGTTCAGAAGACATATCTGCAGCTGATTCTAAAAAAGCAATGTCAGCTGCCAAGCTTGCCGAACTAGCCTTAATTGATCCCAAGCGTGCAAAGAG GATTTGGGCAAATAGGCAGTCTGCTGCAAGGTCAAAAGAGAGGAAGATGCGCTACATTGCTGAACTTGAAAGGAAggtgcagacattgcaaactgaAGCAACATCTTTGTCTGCACAGTTAACTCTATTGCAG AGAGATACCAATGGACTTAATTCGGAGAACAATGAGCTGAAGTTGCGATTGCAAACCATGGAACAACAAGTTCACTTGCAAGATG CATTAAATGATGCGTTGAAAGAGGAAATTCAGCATTTGAAAATACTGACCGGTCAAGCTATGCCACCTAATAATGGAGGGCCTATGATGAACTTTGCTTCTTTTGGAGGGGGACAGCAATTCTACCCGAATAATCATGCGATGCACACACTTCTAGCTGCCCAGCAATTTCAACAGCTCCAGATCCATCCTcagaagcagcagcagcagcatcaGTTTCAGCAGCTTCAGCAACAGATGTTGCAGCAACAGCAGGAACAGATGCATCAACAGTCAGGAGAATTGAAAATTAGGTCATCTACACCTTCTCCTGGTCCCAAAGATAATGCATCATCAGATGTAAATCCTTCAATGGGCAAGGATTGTTGA
- the LOC107461449 gene encoding probable hydroxyacylglutathione hydrolase 2, chloroplastic: MQMLSRASSAMATFPPSRVRSGFCMWPNARQLCFRKGILYGFMRLFSTPLKTLRVASRSIRVGRFCSVASMSSSLQIELIPCLRDNYAYLLHDVNTGTVGVVDPSEAVPIIDALSRKNINLTYILNTHHHYDHTGGNEELKARYGAKVIGSGIDKERIPGIDIYLNDGDKWMFAGHEVHVMDTPGHTRGHISFYFPGSKAIFTGDTLFSLSCGKLFEGTPEQMQSSLTKIMSLPDETSIYCGHEYTLSNSKFALSIEPGNKELQSYAAHVASLRSKGMPTIPTTLKTEKATNPFLRTSSAEIRRVLKIADTADDAEALGVIRQAKDNF, translated from the exons ATGCAGATGCTCTCAAGGGCTTCATCTGCCATGGCCACCTTCCCTCCCTCTAGg GTGAGAAGTGGGTTTTGTATGTGgccaaatgcaagacaactttGCTTTAGAAAAGGCATTCTGTATGGATTCATGAGGTTGTTTTCTACACCATTGAAAACGCTTCGGGTAGCTAGTCGTTCGATCCGAGTAGGACGATTTTGCAGTGTTGCCAGCATGTCTTCCTCCTTGCAGATTGAATTG ATACCATGCTTGAGAGACAATTATGCCTATCTTTTGCATGATGTGAACACGGGTACTGTTGGTGTCGTCGATCCTTCTGAAGCTGTGCCTATCATTGATGCATTGAGcaggaaaaatataaatttgacATACATACTCAACACTCACCATCATTATGATCACACTGGTGGaaatgaagagttgaaagcaagATATGGAGCAAAG GTGATTGGTTCAGGAATTGACAAGGAAAGGATTCCTGGCATTGATATCTATTTGAATGATGGCGATAAGTGGATGTTTGCTGGCCATGAGGTGCATGTTATGGACACACCTGGTCACACTCGAG GCCACATAAGCTTTTACTTTCCTGGATCTAAGGCGATATTTACCGGAGACACTCTGTTCAGCTTATCGTGTGGCAAGCTTTTTGAAGGAACTCCTGAACAG ATGCAATCGTCTCTTACAAAGATAATGTCCTTGCCAGACGAAACAAGCATCTACTGTGGACATGAGTATACATTG AGTAATTCAAAGTTTGCACTGTCCATTGAGCCTGGAAACAAGGAGCTTCAATCGTATGCTGCGCACGTAGCTTCCCTTCGAAGCAAGGGCATGCCGACG ATTCCAACAACACTGAAGACGGAAAAGGCCACAAATCCATTCCTTCGAACGTCCAGCGCAGAAATCCGGCGAGTATTAAAGATTGCAGATACGGCCGACGATGCAGAAGCCCTGGGCGTCATTCGGCAAGCAAAGGATAATTTTTAg
- the LOC107461448 gene encoding uncharacterized protein LOC107461448 — protein sequence MANLVPGVLLKLLQHMNTDVKVAGEHRSSLLQVVSIVPALAGGELFPNQGFYLKVSDSSHATYVSLPDEHDDLILSDKIQLGQFVFVDRLENASPVPILRGVRPVPGRYPCVGTPQDIVATHQLGFLDSNDKNKDKDKDKNSVSSVSTIDFERSKSPRKIPVKDKDKDKEKEKKSKEKERSNVGAGGGFDRSYRSLSQTTKPPPLKVDVKRESLSRLRSLNSRSIPSSPSSCYSLPSSFEKFANGVKQHQQAKAKKVGAVEAGKKAAPVVKKESLVVNPIRNLVQGIGLGAKALRKSWEGTMEVKTKESSPKPRPAKFDPKSDARSSVSTPRRSTSSDKLPSKVESRIQAPAKPSKEEHKSQVSVKKASANGTVEEQDKSSRLRTSNGKKAADISSSGLPGNLVRVPVNSRRVTDASVQWSSLPSSISKLGREVMKHRDAAQMAATEAMQEAAAADSLLQCLSMYVELTNSSKEHNPQPAVEQFLVLHASLNSTRTIAESLSKPVLDCSSPDYERITAEEALKVKSERQKHAASWVQAALATNLSSFAVFVKDPQSSKLPASTNSQNQKTVLGSQHMLILQNSSEDASSKAPVKHRLTANSKHTSQGTTRRPGDGLATGQKQPVQPLPDWFRGNGLGEVVNLTEMLLQQSRDWFLGFVERFLDSDGDAILSDNGQIAGMLTQLKSVNDWLDEIGSSKDEEEAISPDTIDRLRKKIYEYLLTHVESAAAALSGGSQSSPPLQTAEAKAKR from the exons ATGGCGAATCTGGTTCCCGGCGTCCTTCTCAAGCTCCTTCAGCATATGAACACAGATGTCAAAGTCGCCGGCGAGCACCGCTCCTCACTGCTTCAGGTGGTCAGCATCGTGCCGGCGCTGGCCGGCGGAGAACTCTTCCCCAACCAGGGGTTCTACCTTAAAGTCTCCGATTCGTCGCATGCTACCTACGTGTCGCTACCTGATGAACACGACGATCTCATCCTGAGCGACAAGATTCAGTTAGGGCAGTTCGTGTTCGTTGATCGGTTGGAAAATGCTTCACCGGTTCCCATTCTTCGTGGCGTGAGACCTGTCCCTGGTAGATACCCTTGTGTTGGAACCCCTCAAGACATTGTTGCCACTCACCAACTCGGTTTTCTTGATAGCAATGACAAGAACAAGGACAAAGACAAAGACAAGAACAGTGTTTCTTCTGTTTCTACCATTGACTTTGAGAGATCCAAGTCTCCGAGGAAAATTCCTGTGAAGGATAAGGATAAGGataaggagaaggagaagaagagtaAGGAGAAAGAGAGATCAAATGTTGGTGCTGGTGGTGGTTTTGATAGGAGTTATAGGTCTTTGTCTCAAACAACTAAGCCACCACCATTAAAGGTTGATGTGAAGAGGGAATCTTTGTCTAGATTGAGGTCTTTGAATTCGAGGTCGATTCCTTCCTCGCCTAGCAGCTGCTATTCATTGCCAAGCTCCTTTGAGAAGTTTGCCAATGGAGTGAAGCAGCACCAGCAGGCGAAGGCGAAGAAGGTGGGAGCGGTGGAGGCAGGGAAGAAGGCCGCCCCTGTTGTAAAGAAGGAGTCTTTGGTGGTGAATCCAATAAGGAATTTGGTGCAAGGGATTGGATTGGGGGCGAAAGCGCTGCGCAAGAGCTGGGAAGGGACTATGGAGGTTAAGACAAAAGAGTCTTCGCCCAAACCCCGGCCTGCAAAGTTTGATCCCAAGTCGGATGCTCGAAGTTCAGTTAGT ACTCCTAGGAGAAGTACTTCGAGTGACAAGTTGCCGTCTAAAGTGGAGAGCAGGATCCAAGCTCCGGCGAAGCCATCTAAGGAAGAACATAAGAGTCAAGTGTCTGTGAAGAAGGCCAGTGCCAATGGAACTGTTGAGGAGCAAGACAAATCAAGTAGGCTAAGAACTTCCAACGGAAAGAAGGCAGCTGATATTTCTAGCAGTGGATTGCCAGGAAACCTGGTTAGAGTTCCTGTAAATAGTAGAAGAGTGACGGATGCAAGTGTTCAGTGGTCGTCGCTCCCATCATCTATTTCAAAGCTTGGAAGG GAAGTAATGAAGCACAGAGATGCAGCGCAGATGGCAGCAACTGAGGCTATGCAAGAGGCTGCTGCTGCAGATAGTTTGCTGCAATGCCTAAG TATGTATGTGGAGCTAACTAATTCTTCTAAGGAACACAACCCACAACCAGCAGTAGAGCAGTTTTTAGTTCTTCATGCTAGCCTGAATAGCACCCGAACAATTGCTGAATCCTTATCTAAACCTGTTCTAGACTGTTCATCTCCTGATTATGAAAGGATCACAGCAGAAGAAGCACTAAAAGTGAAATCAGAGAGACAGAAACATGCTGCTTCATGGGTCCAGGCAGCCCTTGCAACCAACCTATCATCTTTCGCTGTTTTTGTGAAAGACCCTCAATCATCCAAGCTTCCAGCTTCAACTAATTCTCAAAATCAAAAAACTGTTTTAGGAAGTCAACACATGCTAATCCTACAAAATTCGAGCGAAGATGCTTCATCTAAAGCCCCTGTAAAGCATCGTCTAACAGCTAACTCGAAGCATACCTCACAAGGAACTACTCGCAGACCAGGTGATGGGTTAGCAACAGGGCAGAAGCAACCAGTCCAACCGCTCCCGGATTGGTTTAGAGGAAATGGCCTTGGTGAGGTGGTTAATTTGACTGAAATGCTGCTACAACAGTCCCGAGACTGGTTTTTGGGATTTGTTGAGAGGTTCTTGGACTCTGATGGGGATGCTATCCTGTCAGATAATGGCCAAATAGCAGGTATGCTCACTCAACTAAAGAGTGTAAATGATTGGTTAGATGAGATAGGGTCGAGCAAAGATGAGGAAGAAGCGATATCACCAGATACAATCGATCGACTGAGGAAGAAAATATACGAATATCTTCTTACACACGTTGAATCTGCCGCGGCTGCACTCAGTGGTGGATCACAATCATCGCCTCCGTTGCAAACAGCAGAGGCTAAAGCCAAAAGGTGA
- the LOC107461551 gene encoding 60S ribosomal protein L38, with protein MPKQIHEIKDFLLTARRKDARSVKIKRSRDVVKFKVRCSKYLYTLCVFDSEKADKLKQSLPPGLSVQDL; from the exons ATG CCGAAGCAGATTCATGAGATTAAGGACTTCCTTCTAACTGCAAGGAGGAAGGATGCACGATCGGTGAAGATCAAGAGGAGCAGAGATGTGGTGAAGTTCAAGGTTCGATGCTCCAAGTACCTCTACACTCTCTGTGTCTTTGACTCCGAGAAAGCTGATAAGTTGAAGCAATCACTTCCTCCAG GTTTGAGCGTTCAGGATCTGTGA